In ANME-2 cluster archaeon, a single window of DNA contains:
- a CDS encoding 4Fe-4S dicluster domain-containing protein, translated as MTLEIIVDNTCTGCGRCKKVCPKGPIIWDIIIRKDGNPKYFAANPDSCLFCKNCVGVCPVIAITVRNRSTSC; from the coding sequence ATGACACTAGAAATAATAGTTGACAATACTTGCACAGGTTGTGGACGCTGCAAGAAGGTATGTCCAAAAGGTCCGATAATATGGGACATTATAATCAGGAAAGATGGTAATCCTAAATATTTTGCAGCGAACCCGGATTCATGTCTCTTCTGCAAGAATTGTGTGGGTGTATGTCCTGTAATAGCGATTACCGTGCGGAATAGAAGTACATCCTGTTGA
- the ahbC gene encoding 12,18-didecarboxysiroheme deacetylase, whose protein sequence is MIGISKLYCGTVEPSDALRYERDSSKLPSHLLQFSKDKKPVVVWNMGRRCNLKCIHCYAQSRDIEYEDELTTRQGKELIDDLAQFGSPVILFSGGEPTMRKDLPELAMHARDKGMRAVISTNGTLIDEKMAKVLKDIGLSYVGVSLDGMRETNDKFRGVPGAFDAALQGMRNCKKEGIKVGLRFTINKKNAQDIPAIFDLLEEEGIPRVCFYHLVYAGRGSKLVEEDLSHEESRRVVDLIMDKTKEMHDKGFPMEVLTVDNHCDGPYVYFRLQKEDPERAAEVYELLMMNQGNSTGIGIGCVSWDGSVHADQFWRHYSFGNVKERPFSEIWMDTSDELMAGLKDRKALIKANADRCAKCKWLEICNANFRVRAEAIYDNVWADDPACYLTKDEIGYDEVREE, encoded by the coding sequence ATGATAGGCATTTCAAAACTTTATTGCGGGACAGTTGAGCCTTCCGATGCACTTAGATACGAGCGGGATTCCAGTAAACTTCCATCCCATCTGCTGCAGTTTTCAAAAGACAAGAAACCAGTAGTGGTCTGGAATATGGGCCGGCGCTGCAACTTGAAGTGCATACACTGCTATGCCCAATCCAGGGATATCGAGTATGAGGATGAATTAACCACCCGGCAGGGCAAGGAACTCATTGATGACCTGGCCCAATTCGGCTCGCCTGTTATTTTATTCTCAGGCGGCGAACCCACAATGCGAAAAGACCTCCCGGAACTTGCTATGCATGCAAGGGATAAGGGAATGCGCGCTGTGATATCCACCAATGGCACCCTTATTGATGAAAAGATGGCCAAAGTCCTGAAGGATATCGGTCTATCGTATGTAGGAGTTTCACTGGATGGGATGAGGGAGACCAACGATAAGTTCAGGGGCGTGCCCGGTGCTTTTGATGCTGCATTGCAGGGTATGCGTAACTGCAAGAAAGAGGGTATCAAGGTGGGTCTGCGGTTCACTATCAACAAGAAGAACGCACAGGATATACCTGCGATTTTCGACCTGCTCGAAGAAGAGGGCATACCCAGGGTCTGCTTCTACCACCTGGTCTACGCAGGCCGGGGTTCGAAACTGGTGGAAGAGGACCTGTCCCATGAAGAAAGCCGTCGAGTGGTGGACCTTATCATGGACAAGACAAAGGAAATGCATGACAAAGGTTTCCCAATGGAAGTGCTTACTGTTGACAACCATTGTGACGGGCCTTATGTTTATTTCCGCCTCCAAAAAGAGGACCCCGAACGTGCTGCCGAGGTGTATGAACTGCTAATGATGAACCAGGGCAACTCCACTGGGATTGGTATCGGTTGTGTATCATGGGACGGTTCGGTCCATGCTGACCAGTTCTGGAGGCATTATTCTTTTGGTAATGTGAAGGAGAGACCTTTTAGCGAAATATGGATGGATACCAGTGACGAGCTTATGGCCGGTCTCAAGGACCGCAAAGCCCTGATAAAAGCTAATGCTGACAGATGTGCAAAATGTAAATGGCTGGAAATCTGCAATGCTAACTTCAGGGTCAGGGCCGAGGCTATTTATGATAATGTATGGGCTGATGACCCTGCATGTTACCTGACTAAAGACGAGATCGGGTACGATGAGGTAAGGGAAGAGTAA
- a CDS encoding uroporphyrinogen-III synthase — protein sequence MGSTNTNNKPGPTVAIMRPERYEQDSIRICRQAGFEVISVPMIEILGKKDEHFDGFVSRVLTGKSDIVIFTSANGIYHTLDKVPDREVFINALNRLTNIAIGPKTREAAEEQGIEISYMPESYSSKGLVEAIRHKAKGKVVDIARSSHGAAVLVDGLKAAGAQVFETQVYEIARPGKDSAQEELLQAIMDQTVDAVVFTSSMMVRNFLDLASQMGVRDTVIQVLNSKGTVVAAIGHPTANTLNMYKIQVTIVSSEYTFKALIHEVKKEFGIDHD from the coding sequence ATGGGCAGTACTAACACTAACAATAAACCCGGGCCTACAGTTGCCATAATGCGGCCTGAGCGCTACGAACAGGATTCGATACGAATATGCAGGCAGGCCGGATTTGAGGTAATATCCGTTCCCATGATTGAGATACTGGGAAAAAAGGATGAGCACTTTGACGGTTTTGTCTCAAGGGTGCTAACGGGAAAGTCTGATATTGTGATATTTACCAGTGCAAACGGCATATACCACACGCTGGACAAGGTGCCTGACCGGGAAGTTTTCATTAATGCCTTGAACCGCCTGACCAACATTGCCATAGGTCCCAAGACAAGAGAAGCAGCAGAGGAGCAGGGAATAGAGATATCATACATGCCTGAATCGTACAGTTCAAAAGGACTGGTAGAAGCCATCAGGCATAAAGCAAAGGGAAAAGTGGTGGATATTGCCAGGAGTTCACATGGTGCGGCTGTACTTGTGGATGGACTAAAGGCAGCCGGTGCTCAAGTTTTCGAGACCCAGGTGTATGAGATTGCCAGGCCCGGAAAAGACAGTGCACAGGAAGAACTTTTGCAGGCAATTATGGACCAAACAGTTGATGCGGTGGTGTTCACCAGCTCTATGATGGTCAGGAATTTCCTTGATCTGGCATCGCAGATGGGGGTAAGGGATACGGTCATCCAGGTCTTGAACAGTAAAGGCACGGTGGTTGCAGCTATCGGACATCCAACTGCCAATACATTAAATATGTATAAAATCCAGGTTACAATCGTTTCAAGTGAATATACCTTTAAAGCATTGATACATGAAGTAAAAAAAGAATTTGGGATTGATCATGACTGA
- the cobA gene encoding uroporphyrinogen-III C-methyltransferase, with the protein MNSTKPGKVYLVGSGPGDPELLTLKARRLIDEADVVVYDQLPGEQILASIPERPEKIDAGKYAGSHTLKQEQINQALVDKAKEGKKVVRLKGGDPYVFGRGGEEAQVLVSHGIKVEVVPGITSAIAAPAYAGIPVTHRDHASMVTFITGHEDPTKEDSALDWDTLAHFGGTIVILMGVSMLPRNVSELLKHGKDPATPVALIERGTRPDQRTTVGTLDNIVKLAKERGVKAPAITIIGGVVTLHDELGEIR; encoded by the coding sequence ATGAACAGCACAAAACCCGGCAAGGTATATCTCGTAGGCAGCGGTCCCGGAGACCCCGAACTCCTTACACTAAAAGCCCGCAGGCTGATAGACGAAGCCGACGTTGTCGTATACGACCAGCTTCCAGGCGAGCAGATACTGGCAAGCATACCAGAAAGGCCAGAGAAGATAGATGCCGGTAAATATGCAGGCAGCCACACCCTCAAGCAGGAGCAGATAAACCAGGCATTAGTAGATAAGGCCAAAGAAGGGAAAAAAGTAGTCAGGTTAAAAGGCGGCGACCCCTACGTGTTCGGCCGGGGCGGTGAGGAAGCGCAGGTACTGGTAAGCCATGGCATCAAAGTGGAAGTCGTGCCAGGTATCACCTCAGCCATAGCAGCTCCTGCCTATGCGGGTATACCGGTGACACACAGGGACCACGCCAGCATGGTTACATTCATCACAGGCCACGAAGACCCGACCAAGGAAGATTCTGCACTGGACTGGGACACACTGGCACATTTTGGCGGAACCATTGTAATCCTTATGGGTGTCAGCATGCTGCCCAGAAACGTCAGCGAACTGCTCAAACACGGCAAGGACCCGGCAACCCCGGTAGCCCTGATCGAAAGAGGTACCCGGCCTGACCAGCGCACTACAGTGGGGACGCTGGATAACATTGTCAAACTGGCTAAGGAAAGGGGTGTCAAAGCCCCGGCCATTACTATAATAGGCGGCGTGGTCACCCTGCATGATGAACTGGGTGAGATCAGGTAG
- the larB gene encoding nickel pincer cofactor biosynthesis protein LarB → MDLNSLLERLKNGDIEVDEASKQIRLGNIHILSEISNIDPYRMKRTGIPEAIFSEGKNPDDLANIAIEHLKHEGRAILTRVSDEQLTVLEQKHTVEWNKYARIAILRADGFQVDKTGGAIGIITAGTVDVPVAEEARIIAQEMGVTVHTIYDVGAAGIHRLFPPLEDIIKKGIDAIVVAAGREGTLPTIVSGIVDVPVIGLPVSSGYGAGGGGTAALHTMLQSCSVLSVVNIDAGFVAGAFAARIANVVAEARKNQV, encoded by the coding sequence ATGGATTTAAACAGTCTACTTGAAAGATTAAAAAACGGAGACATCGAAGTTGACGAAGCCAGCAAACAGATCCGTCTCGGTAATATCCACATATTAAGCGAAATATCCAACATCGACCCCTACCGGATGAAACGTACAGGCATACCTGAAGCCATCTTTTCAGAAGGAAAAAACCCGGATGACCTGGCCAATATTGCCATTGAACATCTAAAACATGAAGGAAGGGCCATACTCACCAGGGTCTCGGACGAACAGCTTACTGTGCTTGAACAAAAACACACAGTTGAATGGAACAAGTATGCCAGGATTGCCATTCTCAGAGCCGATGGTTTCCAGGTAGATAAGACCGGTGGTGCTATTGGCATAATCACAGCAGGCACTGTGGACGTACCGGTTGCCGAAGAAGCAAGGATTATTGCACAGGAGATGGGGGTGACAGTACATACCATCTACGATGTAGGGGCTGCCGGTATCCACAGGTTGTTCCCCCCCCTGGAGGATATAATAAAGAAAGGCATTGATGCAATTGTAGTGGCAGCCGGCCGGGAGGGGACACTTCCCACTATAGTATCCGGCATCGTGGATGTACCTGTAATAGGGCTACCAGTATCATCAGGATACGGTGCCGGCGGCGGTGGGACGGCAGCGCTGCATACTATGCTGCAATCATGTTCAGTACTGAGTGTGGTTAATATAGATGCAGGATTCGTGGCCGGAGCATTTGCTGCCCGGATTGCAAATGTAGTGGCAGAGGCCCGTAAAAACCAGGTTTAG